The DNA window GCCTGGTGGCGATTCGGCCCGACGGCCGGCTGATCAGCATCGCCCACGACACCTCGCGAATCTTCGCGGCCAAAGAGGCGGGCGCGATGGGGATCGCGCTCGATCCGGGGTTCGCCCAGAACCGTCGCGTCTACATCTGCCAGGCCGAATACACCCGGCCCGGCGCACCCACCATCCCGGGCGAAGTCGCGGATCTGCCGCTGCCCTGGCCGAACACCGGCCAGGTCATCAACGTCGTCTCCTGGCGGATCGACGGTGACTGGATTCGCGCCAACCGAGAACGCACTGTCCTGAGCGGGATTCCGATCACTGCCGCGGGCCGCCACGCCGGCTGTGCGCTGACGGCGTCGGGTCGCTCGCTGTGGGTCGGTACTGGCGACGCCGCGCTCCCGGGTAATGCGCAGAACCGAAATTCTCTGGGTGGCAAGGTCTTACACATCAATCGCGACGGCACCCCGGCAGCCGGGAACCCCAACCCGCGCAGCCCCATCTACACCCTCGGGCATCGCAACGTCCAGGGAGTCGCGGTGGCGCCGGGGACCGGACGCGTCTACGCGATCGAGCAGGGGACGGACCGCGATGATGAGCTCAATCTGCTTCGTTCCGGTGGCAACTATGGTTATCGACCCGATCGCGCGCCGGTCATCTACGACGAGTCGGTGCCGATGACCGATCCGATCCGCGTGCCCGGTGCCATCGGCCCCGTCTGGCGGTCGGGCCCGGCGACCATCGCGACCACGGCGCTGGCCTTCCTGCCCGCCGGCTGGGGGCCGTACTCCGGCGGACTGGTGGTCTCCACGCTCAAGGGCAAGCGGCTGGTGTTCATGAAACTCTCGGCCGATGGCCGGCGCGTGGTCGCCAAGACCGAGGCGCTCACCGACCGCTACGGGCGACTCCGCGGGCTGGCGGTGGCGCCGGACGGGTCGCTGCTGGTCACCACCAGCAACGGCAACAGCGCCGACAAGATCCTGCGCGTGCGCTGGGGAAGCTGACATGTGTGACGACGCACTCGTCCGGAGTGCCCATGAGCAAGCCGCCGGCCTCTCGCGACGCGACGCGCTCCGTCTCGCGGCCGGGGTCGCCACCGGAGTGTCGGCGGCGATGGTGGCCGGGACGGCGACGGTGTCCGCGGCGAATGCGGCGCCGTCGTCCCGTGTCGTCGACCTGACACATGTGCTGTCGCCGAGTTTCCCGGTATGGCCGGGTAATGCGCCCTTCGTGTCGCTCCCGACCTCACGCGTCGGGCCCGGCAACTCCGGTTTCGCCACCAACTGGGTGTCCTTTGCCGAACATTCGGGCACCCATGTGGACGCGCCCGCGCACAAGATCGGTTCGGGCATCACCGTCGACCGCATCGCCGCGTCGGATCTCGTTGCGCCCCTTGCGGTCATCAGCATCGATGGGCGGGGTCCGCGATCGACGCTGGGCGTCGCCGACGTGGTCGCCTTCGAGAAGCGGCACGGCCGGATTCCGCGGGGCGCGCTGGTGGCACTGCACACCGGCTGGCAGCCGCGCACCGGCGGTCCCGACGCGGCCGGGTTCTCCGCCGCAGCCGTACGGATGCTGGTCGGCGACCGGGCGGTGGTCGCCATCGGTACCGACACGCTGTCGATCGACGTGCGCGGGGCCTCCGCCGCGCACACCGCGATCCTGGGATCGGGACGCTATGCGGTGGAGGCGCTGGCGAATCTGACCTCGGTGCCACCGCTCGGGGCGACGGTAATGGTCGGGGCCCCGCGGTTCGCCGGCGGGACGGGCGGACCCGCGCGGGTGTTGGCGCTGCTCTGAGTGGTCCGGCACGGAACCTGAGTCAGAGGTCGTCGGCGTCGACGGTCAGGCAGACGTAGAGCGGCGACGTCACGGAATCGGCCGCGATGCCGGCATCGACGTCGAGGTAGGAGACCGATCCCGTTCCACTCCTGTGCAGCGCGCTGACCTGGCCGGTGACACCGCGGACCGGCCGGTCCAGAGTCGACAGCGCTCCCGTCACCTCCAGACGGGGGTCTCCCAGATCGACCGTGATTTGTGCGCCGCGGTCAGGCACGGTCGTACCGAACGCGACGGCCGGACCGACGATCGTCACCGTTCGCGCGGCCCGTTCGACGTCAGCGTTGCGTCGATCGATGTCGGCGCGGGTGGGCTCGGTGACGCCGCGGATCGACAAGCCCAGCACCACCCCGGTGATCTCATGCGCTTCGTCGCCGGGGGCGGCCAGGGTCGGATCGCCGGCGGATTCGGGGAACTTCGCCACGCGGTCACCGGCCGGTACGTCGTGCGACCGGGGATTCGCTGCCACCCGGGTGTGTCCGGCCGGCGCCGGACGACCTCCGATACCACGTGCAGGTGACGATCGTCGCCTCCACCCGCGGGATCACCCTCGACTCGTCGTGCCATCCGCCGTAGAGACGCAGGCGCCGACCCCGCGGATCGCCGTCCACGGGCGCGTAGTGGGCCGAACAGCTTGGGAGACCGACCAATTCGAGGTCGGGACGCCAATCGACCACGGGCTCGGTGGCAAAGGGTTCGTCGTCGCCGGCGAGGCCGGACGTGAGCGCCACGGTCACGGATTCGCCGACGGCCGGTGTGACACCGCAGCAGCCCCACTCCCAGCTGGAAAGGCGAACGTGCACGTGCGGGACGTCGGGTGAGGTCATCGAGTGGGGCGGCGGCGGGGATAGGGACGAGTCCCGAGTAATCGGGGACCGATGCCGCCGAGCCGAAGATATCAGGCTCTTCCGATCCACGCGCCGCGCTCACAGACTTCTCCCAGCCTCCATCCAGCCTCGGCGGAGTCCCCGGCCCCACTCTGGACGCAACGATTCAGAGAAGGAGCATTCATGACCGCAGTACTCGACCGGGCGGGGCCGGAGAACGACACATCCCCGGGAGTGACCGACCCACCGTCCCGATCCCTCCGGAAACGGCGGAGTGCGCGCCCGGTGCGGTGGAACCCGTTTGCCCTGACCGGGCTACTGATCACCACCGCGGTGCTCTACCTGTGGAATCTCTCCGCGAGCGGCTATGCCAACACCTTCTACGCGGCGGCGGCCTGGGCCGGGTCGGAGAGCTGGAAGGCGTGGCTGTTCGGGGCCCTCGACCCGTCGAACTTCATCACCGTCGACAAACCGCCGGCCGCCCTGTGGGTGACCGGGCTCTCGGTCCGGCTGTTCGGGATGAACAGCTGGGCCGTGCTGGTGCCCCAGGCGCTGATGGGGGTGGCGTCCGTAGCGTTGGTCTACTGCGCGATGCGCCGGACCTTCGCCGACCCGCGGCAGGGGACCGCGGCCGGCCTGATCGCCGGGGCGGTTCTCGCGTTCACCCCGGCCGCCGCGCTGATGTTCCGGTTCAACAACCCGGATGCGCTCCTGGTGCTGCTGATGGTGGCCGCCGGTTACTGCCTGATCCGCGCGATCGGCACCAACTCCGGGCGCTGGCTCGCGCTCGTCGGCGTCGCACTCGGCTTCGCCTTCCTGACCAAGATGCTGCAGGGTCTGCTGGTGCTGCCCGCCTTCGGGCTGGCCTACCTGCTGTTCGCGAACAACGGCTGGCTCAAGCGGATTGGGCACCTGATCCTGGCGACGGTCGCGCTCATCGTGTCCGCCGGCTGGTTCGTGGTGGTCACCATGCTGGTCCCGGCGTCGTCGCGTCCCTACATCGGCGGCTCCACCGACAACACCTTCATGGATCTCGTCTGGGGCTACAACGGTGTCGGCCGCATCAGTGGCGGCAACGGACCCGGCGGCGGCGGACCGGGTGGCGGTCAGGCCGGCGGATCGTTCGGCGGGTCGACGGGCCTGGACCGGCTGTTCAGCTCGGAAATGGGCAACGAGATCTCCTGGCTGCTGCCGGTGGCGCTGTTTGCCCTGACGTTCGCGATCTACGCCATGATCCGCAGCTTCCCCGGTTTCCGGTTCACCGGCCGGGTGTCGCGGGTCGAGTCGGGCGCCGTGGTCGCCTGGGGCGGCTGGCTGTTGGTGACCGGACTGATCTTCAGCTTCATGAGCGGCACCATCCACCCCTATTACACGGTGGCACTGGCACCCGCGATCGGCGCGCTCGTCGGTATCGGTGCCGTGCTGGCGTGGCGTCGTCGGGATCACTGGGATGGACGGATCGCGATGTCGGCGATGATCGGGCTCGCCGCGTGGTGGTCGATCGTCTTGTTGAACCGCAATGACTTCGGCCCGACGTGGTGCCGGTGGCTGATCGGTGTCGCTGCTCTTCTCGCCGTGGTCGGCGTCCTCGCCGGCAGCACGCTCAAGATGCGAAAGCTGTTGGCCACCAGCCTGATCGTCGGATCACTGGCCGGCGCCGGCGGAAGTGTGGGCTTTGCCATCGCGACTGCGGCGACACCGCACAGCGGGTCCATCCCGAACGCGGTGAACACCTCGATCGAGGGTGGTGGCATGGGCGGATTTGGCGGTGGCCGTGGCGGTCCCGGCGGCACACCGCCGGGGCAAGCCGGCCAGCAGGGACAGACGTCGCAAGGCCAGGCGCATCAGGGTCAGTCCGACGACCGGAGTGGCACCCGCGGCGGTGGCACAGGCATGGGTGGTGACATCGCCGCCAACACCGAGCTGGTGAACCTGCTCAAGGCCACCGACACGACGTGGGCGGCGGCCACCAACGGTTCGCAGTCGGCGTCGGGTATCGAGATCGCCACGGGCACATCGGTGATGGCCATCGGCGGCTGGAGCGGTGACCCGGCTCCGACCCTGCAGCAGTTCATCGCCTACGTGCAGGCCGGCAAGATCGGTTACTACATCGGCGGCGGGCAGGGTGGCCCCGGCGGCAATTCGGAGATCGCCACCTGGGTCGCGCAGAACTACACCGCGACGACGGTCGGCGGGACCACGGTCTACAAGCTGACCTGAGCGACGCGCGCCACCACGACGAGCAAGCCCAGACCGCATCGGTCTGGGCTTGCTCGGTCAGTCCAGGGTGTAGTGAAAGGTGATCGGGTAGCCGTCGTCGCTGTGCCCCGCGATCTCCAGTTCCGCGTAGCCGCGAGCATTGGCCAGACCACCCGTGCCGAGCCCCTCGACGATCTCCATCCGGCCGGTGACATGCATGCCCGCGTGCTCACCGGTGGCCCGCAGCACCACACTGCCCTCATGTCCGTCGATCGATCCCTCGAAAGCCAGGAACCCGAGGGTCGGGGCGGCGTGCTCGCCGTTGTACGAGATCAGCGACGACTCCACGCCGCGCCCGGCGACATCCCCGGTGTAGGCGTATTCGACTGTTGCGCTAGTGAATCCGCGTGCCGGATAGTGCGCACCGCCCATCTCGATCGTCTCGTCGTCGGCCTGGTACACCGTCTTCTCATCCCAGGACGTCACGGTGAATTTCCCGATCGCGGTGTGTGTCATCGTGTCCTCACATTTCTTCGGGCACTCCTGCTGTTGGTAGCGCTGTCGGTTCCAGTCTGCGGTGGCCGCTTGTGCCGAATCTTGAACAAACGCGACACTGTGACGGTGGAAGGTGCTGATTCCGACGAGTTGCTCGGGCGCGGTGAACGAGCGATTCTGCATCCGTCGCGGGCCGCGGTGATCGATGTGACGCGGCAGGTGCCCGCGGCCGACCTGAGATCCTGGATCGACTACTTCTGGATCGTCCGGTGGCAGGCCGAGGAGCCGCACACACAGGCCGTCATCCCGCAACCCGTGGTGCATGTCGCGGCGGAGAACGGACGCCTGTTGGCCCACGGCGTGGGCGGCAGCCATTTCACCCGTACCCTCCTCGGCGACGGCCATGTGCTGGGAATGGCGCTGCGGCCCGGCGCCTTTCGTTCCTTCATCGGCCGGCCGGTGAACACGGTGAGCCGGTCGGTGATCGCGATGGGGGACCTGACCGGCGTCGATGACCGGCCGATTGCCGATGCGCTGCTGCGTCCCGGTGCAGCCGACGCCGAACTCGTCGGGGTCGCCGAATCGTGGGTGCGGGGACTCGACCTCGATCGGGACCCGATGATCGACACCGTCGCCGGCCTGGTGACCCGCGCCGAGTCCGACCACACCATCGTCCGCGCCGAACAACTCGCCGCCGTCGCGTCGATGAGTCTGCGCAGCCTGCAACGACTCTTCGGCGAGTACGTGGGGATCGGACCCAAGTGGGTCATCCAGCGTTTCCGGCTGCTCGACGCGGCCGCCGTCGCCAACTCCGGGACCAGGTTCGCGCGCGACGTGGATTGGGCGGCGCTCGCCGTCGACCTCGGTTTCAGCGATCAAGCACACCTGACCCGGGAGTTCAGCAGAATTGTGGGGACGCCGCCGGCGTCGTATCTTCGCAGCGAACACGACCAGGCCGACGACCGGCCTCGAAGGGGATGACCCCGTGACCGAACGCATCACGGAATACCGCCGTGGCCCATGGACTTTCGACGTCATTGACGAGGGGCCCGCCGACGGCGATCCGGTGATCCTGTTGCACGGGTTCCCGCAGCGGGCGTCGAACTGGGATCGGGTGGCGCGGCTGCTGCACGAGCGGGGCCTGCGCACGATCGCACCGGATCAGCGCGGGTACTCGCCGCGGGCCCGGCCGCGCCGACGACGGGACTACCGGCAGTCGGAACTCGTCGCCGAT is part of the Gordonia bronchialis DSM 43247 genome and encodes:
- a CDS encoding PQQ-dependent sugar dehydrogenase, coding for MTPTRTKRTFRAAALFASAVVGATIAATLTPVPAARATAPLQVTTVASNLSIPWDVEVAPDGTILTAQRSGSLVAIRPDGRLISIAHDTSRIFAAKEAGAMGIALDPGFAQNRRVYICQAEYTRPGAPTIPGEVADLPLPWPNTGQVINVVSWRIDGDWIRANRERTVLSGIPITAAGRHAGCALTASGRSLWVGTGDAALPGNAQNRNSLGGKVLHINRDGTPAAGNPNPRSPIYTLGHRNVQGVAVAPGTGRVYAIEQGTDRDDELNLLRSGGNYGYRPDRAPVIYDESVPMTDPIRVPGAIGPVWRSGPATIATTALAFLPAGWGPYSGGLVVSTLKGKRLVFMKLSADGRRVVAKTEALTDRYGRLRGLAVAPDGSLLVTTSNGNSADKILRVRWGS
- a CDS encoding cyclase family protein; the encoded protein is MCDDALVRSAHEQAAGLSRRDALRLAAGVATGVSAAMVAGTATVSAANAAPSSRVVDLTHVLSPSFPVWPGNAPFVSLPTSRVGPGNSGFATNWVSFAEHSGTHVDAPAHKIGSGITVDRIAASDLVAPLAVISIDGRGPRSTLGVADVVAFEKRHGRIPRGALVALHTGWQPRTGGPDAAGFSAAAVRMLVGDRAVVAIGTDTLSIDVRGASAAHTAILGSGRYAVEALANLTSVPPLGATVMVGAPRFAGGTGGPARVLALL
- a CDS encoding ArnT family glycosyltransferase gives rise to the protein MTAVLDRAGPENDTSPGVTDPPSRSLRKRRSARPVRWNPFALTGLLITTAVLYLWNLSASGYANTFYAAAAWAGSESWKAWLFGALDPSNFITVDKPPAALWVTGLSVRLFGMNSWAVLVPQALMGVASVALVYCAMRRTFADPRQGTAAGLIAGAVLAFTPAAALMFRFNNPDALLVLLMVAAGYCLIRAIGTNSGRWLALVGVALGFAFLTKMLQGLLVLPAFGLAYLLFANNGWLKRIGHLILATVALIVSAGWFVVVTMLVPASSRPYIGGSTDNTFMDLVWGYNGVGRISGGNGPGGGGPGGGQAGGSFGGSTGLDRLFSSEMGNEISWLLPVALFALTFAIYAMIRSFPGFRFTGRVSRVESGAVVAWGGWLLVTGLIFSFMSGTIHPYYTVALAPAIGALVGIGAVLAWRRRDHWDGRIAMSAMIGLAAWWSIVLLNRNDFGPTWCRWLIGVAALLAVVGVLAGSTLKMRKLLATSLIVGSLAGAGGSVGFAIATAATPHSGSIPNAVNTSIEGGGMGGFGGGRGGPGGTPPGQAGQQGQTSQGQAHQGQSDDRSGTRGGGTGMGGDIAANTELVNLLKATDTTWAAATNGSQSASGIEIATGTSVMAIGGWSGDPAPTLQQFIAYVQAGKIGYYIGGGQGGPGGNSEIATWVAQNYTATTVGGTTVYKLT
- a CDS encoding DUF3224 domain-containing protein; its protein translation is MTHTAIGKFTVTSWDEKTVYQADDETIEMGGAHYPARGFTSATVEYAYTGDVAGRGVESSLISYNGEHAAPTLGFLAFEGSIDGHEGSVVLRATGEHAGMHVTGRMEIVEGLGTGGLANARGYAELEIAGHSDDGYPITFHYTLD
- a CDS encoding helix-turn-helix domain-containing protein; its protein translation is MEGADSDELLGRGERAILHPSRAAVIDVTRQVPAADLRSWIDYFWIVRWQAEEPHTQAVIPQPVVHVAAENGRLLAHGVGGSHFTRTLLGDGHVLGMALRPGAFRSFIGRPVNTVSRSVIAMGDLTGVDDRPIADALLRPGAADAELVGVAESWVRGLDLDRDPMIDTVAGLVTRAESDHTIVRAEQLAAVASMSLRSLQRLFGEYVGIGPKWVIQRFRLLDAAAVANSGTRFARDVDWAALAVDLGFSDQAHLTREFSRIVGTPPASYLRSEHDQADDRPRRG